The window AATTGATGGACGCGAAGGCGGCAAAAGGAGCGGAATGAGCATGGCGCGGACGACGGTCAAAATATGCGGGCTGCGCACGCGGGAAATCGTGCAAAGCGTTTGCGCGCTATCCGTTGACCAGATTGGTTTCGTGTTCGCCAAAAGCCGGCGCCAGGTGAGCCCGGAGCTTGTCCGGGAGCTGCTAGCTATGGCAAGGGAAAACGTCTGTCCCCCGCAAGCGTTCGGTGTTTTTGTCAACCCGGGGCTTGCCGATCTTGCGCATGTGCTTTCCATCGCCCCGCTTCATGCGGTACAATTACACGGTACGGAATCGCCGGAATTTTGCCGCGAAGTGCGGAATCGTTTTGGCGTGAAAACTTATAAAGTGTTTTCCGTAAAGAACGCGGAGAAAGGCAAAAACGCGGCGGACCGAATGCTTCCCTATCAAGGCGTAATCGACGGAGCGTTCATCGATACGTACGATCCCGTCATAGGCGGGGGCACCGGCAAGGCGTTTGGCTGGGATATAATTCCGGATTATTTGCGGGTCGCGGAAAAAATCGGCGTTCCGCTGATCATCGCCGGCGGCCTGACGGCGGAAAATGTTGGCCGATTGCTTTCCCAATATGATATTCATGGCGTCGATGTTTCGAGCGGCGTCGAAACGGATGGAGAAAAGGATGGCGCAAAGATTCGGCAATTCGTAGAGAGGGTGAGAAATCATGACGCAAGTTCCGGATGAGCACGGCAGATTCGGCAAATTTGGCGGCAGGTACGTGCCGGAAACGTTGATGAACGCGCTGCTTGAATTGGAAGAAGCATATAAGCGCTATACGAAAGACGAGAGCTTTCAACGCGAAGCGGCAGAATTGCTCAAGCAATATTCCGGGCGACCGACTCCGCTTTATTTCGCTGAGCGGCTGACGCGAAAGTTGGGCGGCGCGAAAATTTATTTGAAGCGCGAAGATTTGAACCATACCGGCGCGCATAAAATCAATAACGCGATCGGACAGGCTTTGCTCGCCAAACGCATGGGCAAAAAAAAGGTGATCGCCGAAACGGGCGCCGGGCAGCATGGCGTGGCGACGGCGACGGTCGCCGCATTAATGGGCTTCGAATGCAAAGTATTTATGGGTGAGGAAGATACGAAACGCCAACGGTTGAATGTATTCCGGATGAATTTGCTGGGCAGCGAGGTCATTCCGGTTACTTCCGGCACCAGAACGCTCAAGGATGCCTGCAACGAGGCGCTGCGCTATTGGGTAAGCCATGTGGACGATACCTACTATATTTTCGGTTCGGCAGCCGGCCCGCATCCGTATCCGGTAATGGTCCGGGATTTTCAGCGCATTATCGGCGACGAGGCGCGCGCGCAAATTTTGGCGGCGGAGGGCAAACTGCCGACTGCGGTTGTCGCTTGTGTCGGCGGCGGCAGCAATGCGATCGGGGCTTTTTATCCGTTTATCCACGATCAAGGGGTCAGATTGATCGGCGTGGAGGCAGCGGGCGAAGGCATTGATACGAACCGGCATGCCGCAACGATGACAAAAGGCAGCCCGGGCGTTTTCCAGGGATCCTACAGCTATTTGCTGCAAGACGAATACGGGCAAGTGCTGCCCGCGCATTCCATCTCCGCAGGGCTTGATTACCCCGGCATCGGGCCGGAGCACGCTTATTTGCGGGACACGCAGCGTGCGGAATACGTTCCCGCCACGGATCAGGAAGCGCTGGCCGCGCTGCGGGAGCTTTCCCGCACCGAAGGCATCATACCGGCGCTCGAAAGCGCGCATGCGATTGCGCATGTGTTGAAGCTCGCGCCGCAGCTTGGCAAGGACGACTTGATCGTCGTCAGCTTATCGGGCCGCGGCGATAAAGACGTCGCCTCGATTATGGAATATGCGGGAGGGGCGGCACAATGACGAAACCGGACGGCAATGCGATTGACGCTGCCTTTTCCCGTTTGCAAAAAGAAAACCGCACCGCGCTCATTCCGTTTTTGACGGTCGGCGATCCCGATCTGGCAACCACGGTGGACATCATCAAACAATTGGAACTGGCGGGCGCCGATATGCTTGAATTGGGCGTGCCGTATTCCGATCCGTTAGCAGACGGACCCGTGATTCAGCGGGCGTCGCAAAGGGCGCTAGCGCAACATGTTACGATCATCGACTGCCTGCGCACGGCGGGCGCGGCAAGAGCGGCGGGCGTCAACATCCCGTTTATCCTGTTTTCCTATTACAATCCCGTTCTGCAGCTTGGTTTTGCGCGCCTTTTCCGGTATGCCGCGGAAAACGGCATAAGCGGCTTTATCATCCCCGATTTGCCGCCGGAAGAAGCCGGCGAAATGCGGCGCAAAGCAAAGGAGCACGGCATGCATTTGATTCCGCTTGTCGCGCCGACCTCCAAAGACCGCGTGCAAAACATTGCCGCCAACGCTTCCGGATTCGTATATTGCGTTTCCTCGCTTGGCGTAACCGGCATGCGCTCGACGTTTGCCGCGGACATCGAGGAATTTATCGGCACGGTAAAAAGCGCCGCCCTGGCTCCGGTCGCCATCGGTTTCGGCATTTCAACCAACGAGCATTTCCGCCGGTTTGCGGGCATTTGCGACGGCGTGATCGTCGGCAGCGCGATTGTGCGCAAAATCGAAGAAGTGTTGCCGCTTTTATCATCCGCGGAAACAAGAGCGGCGGGCCTGCGGCAAATCGGCGAATTCGTCGCCGGGTTGAAGGCGTGAAGCGCGTCATGGTTTTGGACGAGAAATACAAATATTCACCGGACTTTTGGTTTTTATGGTATGATATTTTGTAAAACGGCCGGATCGTTGCCCGGCTATTCGAGGTGAACGGCAGTGGAGAATTGCAAGCGTCATATTTTGCAGCTACCCGTATACAAGCCGGGGAAACCGATGGAAGAAGTGAAAAGGGAACTTGGGCTTAACGAAGTCATCAAACTGGCTTCCAATGAAAACCCGTACGGCTGTTCGGCAAAAGCGAAAGAGGCGATTGCCGGCATGCTTGACGAAACTCATTTGTATCCGGACGGCGGCAGTACCGAACTGACGGCGGCGATTGCGGCGGCGCTTCACGTAAAGCCCGAGCAGATTATTTTTGGCGCAGGCTCCGACGATGTCATCATGATGATCGCGCGCGCCTATTTCCTGCCGGGGGATGAAACGATCATGGCGTCGCACACGTTCCCGCAATACAAGCACAACGCCCTGGTTGAAGGGGCGGTTTGCATCGAGGTTCCGTTGGTTGACGGCAAGCATGACTTGAACGGCATGCTGGCGAAAGTAACGGACAAAACCAAAATTGTCTGGATATGCAACCCGAACAATCCGACAGGCACCATGACCACAGGCAAAGAAATCGAAGATTTTATGTCGCGTGTTCCGCAAAATGTTCTGGTTGTTCTTGACGAAGCTTACGCCGAATATGTGGACGATCCGTCGTTTCCCGATTCGCTCGCGCTGATGAAACGATATCCAAATATTATCCTGTTGAAAACTTTTTCGAAAATCTACGGTTTAGCCTCGTTGCGCATCGGCTACGGCATCGGCCACCCCGATGTGATTCGTGTTGTCAATCAGGTGCGGGAGCCGTTTAATACGACGCGTTATGCGCAAAAAGCCGCCCTTGCGGCATTTGCCGACCAGGAATTTGTGGCCGAATGCAAACAAAAGAATTTGCGGGAAATGAAGTTTTTAAACGCGGAATTTGCCCGCCTGGGTTTGCCGACCTTTCCGGCATACGGCAATTTCATTATGGTTGAAACGTTTCGCTCCGCGGAGCTTGTGTTCAACGCATTGCTGCGCAAAGGAATCATCGTGCGCGGCGGACATCATCTGGACTTCCCGACAAAATTAAGGGTGACGGTCGGCACGCACGAGCAAAACGTCAAATTTATCCGCGCGCTCGAAGCGGCATTGGCGGAAGTAGCCGCGCTTGCCGAAGCGGCGGCTAAATGAGCGGTGATCTATGAGAATAGCCATTTTCGGTGTCGGATTGATCGGCGGCTCCCTCGCCCTTTGCTTTAAAAACAAGCCGGGTTTGCATGTGGTCGGCCACTCGCCCCGGCAGTCTTCCGTGGAAAAAATGCTGAAGCGGGAAGTCGTGGATGAGGCGACAACGTCTTTCGAAGCGGCGGCGGTCGCTGCCGACGTGATTTTTCTCTGCGTGCCGGTAGGCAATCTGGAAGATTATTTGGTCCGGCTCAACCGGCTTCCGCTAAAAGAAGGATGCATTATCACGGATGTCGGCAGCACGAAACAGGCCATCATGGCGTGCGCGCAAACATGCCTGCGTCCCGGCGTCCGGTTTATCGGCGGGCATCCGATGGCCGGCAAGGAAAAATCCGGCATTGAAGCGGCGAGCTCTTATTTGTTTGAGAACGCTTATTACGTGTTAACGCCGGGCGATTCTGCGGATGAAGCGGCTTACGGCAAGCTTGTGGAGTTGCTTGCGCTTACGAAGGCGCAAATCGTGCGCATGAATGCCGACATGCATGACAGCATAGTCGGTGCAATCAGCCATTTGCCGCATATTATCGCCGTCGCGCTGGTCAATTTGGTTGCCGGGCATGACCGGCGGAACCATTTGTACAGCACGCTCGCGGCCGGAGGATTTCGCGATTTGACCCGCATCGCATCCAGCGATCCGATTATTTGGCGCGATATTTTGGCAAGCAATCGCGATGTGGTGCTAAAGCTGCTCCACGAATGGAATGATGAAATAAACCGCTTTATGAAGCTGATCGAGGAAAATGACGGAGCGGGGATCGAGCGCGAATTTGTCGCGGCGAACCGGTTCCGCAGCGAACTCCCGGAGCGCCGCAAGGGCGTTCTTACCGCCATGTTCGATATTTATGTGGAAGTCCCCGACCAACCGGGCATCATCGGGAAAATTGCGTCGCATTTGGGCGATCACAAAATCAATTTAAGCAATATCCAGATTATGGAGAGTCGCCTGGATGTGCCCGGCGCATTGCGCCTGACGTTCCGCGAAGAGGAAGATATGGCAAAAGCGGCGGAGCTGATCAAACAAATGGGCTGCAATGTGCATTACTAAGCGGATGATGAAGGATCAAGCGATGAAAATAATCGTTGCCCCCGATTCGTATAAAGGTTGTTTGACGGCGTTTGAAGTGGCGGATGCGATGGAAGCGGGAATCCGCGATGCGCAAAGCGATGCGATCATTTGGAAAATTCCGCTGGCGGATGGCGGCGAAGGAACCGTGGAAGCGGTATTGCGGGCTGTCGGCGGACAAAAAGTGGAATTAACGGTAACCGGTCCGCTCGGATTGCCGCAACGTTCTTTCTATGGCATTTTACCGGATCGGACAACCGCCGTCATTGAAATGGCTGCCGCCGCCGGTTTGCCGCTGGTGCCCGCGCGGCAATTGAATCCGCTTGTCGCCACGACTTACGGCGTCGGCGAGTTAATCCGCGACGCTATCAAGCGGGGCTGCCGCAAGCTGATCATCGGTTTGGGCGGCAGCGCGACCAATGACGGCGGCGCAGGGATGGCCGCGGCGCTCGGCGCCCGTTTGCTCGACGCTGCGGGCAAGCCGCTGCCATTTGGCGGCGGCGCGTTAGGCGAATTGCGCCGCATTGAGACGGATGCGATGCTGCCGGAAATTCGCGAATGCGAATTCATTGCCGCAAGCGACGTAACAAATCCGTTATGCGGCGAATACGGCGCTTCGGCTGTTTTTGCGCCGCAAAAAGGCGCAACGAAGGAAATGGCGGCGCTATTGGACCGCAATCTGGCGCATTATGCCGCCGTCATCAAACGCGATTTGGCCAAAGATATCGCGGAAGTTAGCGGAGCCGGTGCCGCCGGAGGGCTTGGCGCCGGGTTGCTGGCGTTTTTATCGGCCAAAATTGCAAGCGGGTTGGATATCCTGCTCGGATTGACCAGGTTTGCGGAAAAAGTTGCCATGGCCGATATCGTTTTTACCGGCGAAGGCAAGACGGATCGGCAGACCGTTTTCGGCAAAGCGCCTGTTGGCATTGCCGCCGCCGCGAAGAAGTTCGGAAAACCGGTAGTTTGCCTTTCGGGGAGCGTCGGCGCCGACGTGAAATTGTTGCATGAACGCGGGGTGGATGTCGTAATCTCCGTTACGCCCGCGCCGATACCTTTGGAACAGGCGATTGCTGCGGCAAAACAAAATATACGCCAAACCGCCGCGCAAATTATGCGGGCCATTCTGCTGGGAAAATCGCTTTGATTTTTTTATTGACATAATGAAAGCGTATACAATATAATAAAGATACAGTATGGTTTCTCTCCACTCCTATCCGAAAATGTGCACGCAATCGTGCAACCACCCATGGGTGGTTTTTTTTTTAAATTCCCAATTGGTCGCAACAATTGGCGGGAAAGGACAAGACATGAATAAAATTGCCATTTGGCTATTGGCGGCATGTTGCGCGATCACCTTCTTTTTTTCGGCGTATTACTCCTTTAAAGTGCTGCGACAACCGGCTTCCATTGCGGAAACTCCGCAAACAGAAGATGTAGATTGGGCAAGAATCGCACTGATTTCGACGGAAATCAACAGTTCCCGCTGGAAACAGGTATTGGCAGGCAGCCAGGCGGTCGCCCAAAAATACAATATGGAAATTGAGTCGCTGGGAACAAATCGCCCCAATTCCGACGAGTTGTTAAAAAGCATGGATATGGCCGTGGCGGCAAAAGTTGACGGCATCATTGTGCAGGGGCTGGATTCGCCGCAATTCAACCAAAGGGTTTCCCATGCCCTGGAAAAAGGGATACCGGTGTTTACCGTGATCACGGATGCGCCGTCCAGCCTGCGGCGAACCTTTGTGGGGCCGGATGCCTTGAATGAAGGTCATATTATCGGCAACTATATTCGCGAACATTTGCATGGCAAACGGGTTGTCGGTGTTGTGGCCGGCCATCAGCTGACCAGTTCGCAAATAGGGCGGCAAAAAGGCTTGACGGACGAGCTTGCGCAGGATTCCAAAATCGCGATTTATGAGGCAATACCCGCGGAAAGCGAGATCGACGCCGCCAAACAAGAAACGATCAATCTTTTGAACAAGCACCCCGATGTGCAAGTTATTGTCGGATTGACATCCGAGGCGGGAGTAGGCATTCAAAAGGCGATAGTCGACAGGGCGCAAACAGGCTCTTTTTCCATCTATACGTTCGACGATTCTCCGGATATTTTGCAGCTTGTCGAAGACGGCGTTATTCAGGCGACGCTTGTTCATCAGCCGGAAAAAATCGGACAAACAGCTTTGGAACTGATGCACCGTTGGCTGAATAACATTGATCTTCCCTTAAATAATCATTATTTTATCCCGATAAAATCCATTAAGGAAAAGGGCGGCCAATGAACACAATTCAAAAGAAAATTTTATGGTTATCATTGAGCGTCTGGCTTATCATGGCGGGAATCTGGCTATTCATGAGTTTCAACAACCGGAAATCGATCGAGAATTACAATCATATTCTGCATCGCTATTTATTGATGAATCAAATCCCGCAACTTAGCCAGCAAACGATGGATGAGCTGAATCTTTACCTTGAGAATCCGAATGCGGCGGCGGAAAGCAATCTGAAGTTCGCGAGGGACCAGTTGCGCTCTTTTAAGGAGCGGTTGGTGTCGCTGCGCAACAACTCCAACCGGTTGACTTTGACCGATTACCAAAACATGATCGACAGCCAAATTGCCGAGGTGGATCTGGCTATTGTTTCATTCAAGGGGGGGCGTCTGGATGAAGTATCCGATCATTACGACGAGGCGCTCATGATCTCCGATTTTATCGCGAATACGACATTAACCCTGCTGAATGAGGAATTGATGACCTATAACCATTTCTATCGCGCCATGATTGAAAAAAGCAACGATTTGAATAAAATGGGGCTATGGACGTTGGCTTTTGCCAGCTTTTTGCTGCTGTTGTTGTCCTATCGCATTTCCCGCAAAATTACCCGCCCGATTTTGGCGCTTACACAGGCAGCAAGAGAATTGTCGCGCGGAAACTTTGACAACGACATCGAAATTAACAGCAAGGATGAGATTGCTTTTCTGGCCAGAACATTCAATCGGATGCGCATCAATATTCACAATCTGATCGCCGAAATTCGCGCGAAGGCGCAAATTGAGCGGGATCTGCAGGAATACAAATTGCTTTTGAAAGAAAGCGAATTGAAGAGCTTGCAAAGCCAAATCAATCCGCACTTTTTGTTCAACACATTAAATACAATATCCAAGAAGGCATATTTGCAAGGCGCGCAAGAAACAAGCGTCCTGATCAATTCGGTTTCCGCCCTGTTGCGCTATAACTTGAGCAGGTTGGACCGATCTGTAACGATTAGGGACGAACTCGGCTGTTTGAAGGAATATCTTACGATTCAGAAGGAGAGATTTACCGACCGAATCCAATACACGATTGAAGCGGATGAAAGTTGCCTGGATTTCCAATTGCCCAGCCTTACTTTGCAACCATTTGTGGAAAATGCCTTCATCCACGGCCTGGAGCCGCTGGAATCGCAAGGAATGCTGGATATACGAATTAAAGATCACTCCGACTTTGTCACGATTGCGGTTCGGGATAACGGCCTGGGCATGAGCGAGGAAAAAATAAAGGCGATTCAGCAAGGCGATCCCACGGAAAAATACAGAGGGCACTCGACCGGAATCGGCATCCATAACGTGATCAGGCGGCTCAGGCTGTTTTATGACACTCAAGACGTAGTGGATATTGCCAGCGCGGTTGGGCAAGGAACCTGCATTACATTGCGTTTGCCGAAGACTAGGAGGGAACAAGGTGAAAATATTGATCGCGGATGATGAGGAACTGGAGAGGGTTTCCATGAAAAAAATCATTCTCGACTCGTTTGCGGATGCGGAGATTGTCGGGTTGGCGGAAAATGGCCGCAAGGCAATCCAGTACGCGGCGGAAACCAAACCGGATCTGATTTTGATGGATATCAGAATGCCGGGCATTGACGGTTTGGAAGCGGTAAGCGCAATCCAGCAATCATGTCCCGAGGTCAAATTTATTATCGTCTCGGCATTCGATCAATTTGAATATGCCAGAACGGCCTTGCGGTTGGGCGTAAACGATTATTTGCTGAAACCGAGCAGCATAGAGGAAATTGTTGGCACATTGACCAAAGTGATGGCGCAAATCAAAAAAGAAAGGATGGCCAAAAAAGCGACAATCACCCAGCAATTACAGTTGCAAAAGCTGTTGCCGATTGTGGAAACCGATCTGGTGGCGCAATTGCTATACGATCAGGTGCATGAGATGCATGTGGTTGAAATGATGCAGCTGATCGGCGCCGATTGGAAGAGCGAACTGGTGGTTATCGTGTTGTTTGTCGCCGCCAAACAAAATCATGTTGACAAAAGTGTCGCAAATGAAATGTATTGCGCCATGAAAAACTTGCTGCACAACAAAACCAAGGGCTGGGTCGGGGCTATGTCGGGAAGCCAGATACCCGCGATCATTTTTTTGGAAAAGGAAAAATCGTTCCGTTCGCAAATTTCTGTCTTGATTCGGGACATGTTGTCAGCAGCCCGGCAATATCCGCAGTATGAATTTTTTATCGGGATCGGCGACAAATGCCAATCGATTGACCAGGTGGCGAAATCTTATCACGAAGCGTTGCTGTCTGCCATCGATCGTTCTTTGCCCGCACGGCATTTGTTTTTTGCCGATTTGCAGGTGAATTCGGCGCAATTGCGCCAAATCGCGCTGGAGCTTAAGAAAAAGGCGATCGACTATGTCAGATTGGGAGATTGGCAATCGGTTCATCAGGCGTTGCGCCAATTACTGGAGCATTTTGAAAAGACGGGCGTCAACCTGGTTGAAGCCCAGCAAAGGTTGCTGGAAGCGCTGCTCATGATTTTCCGGCTGCTTCATGACCTGGGCTTTGAAGTGGAAATGCCGCTTTTGTCCTATCAGGCGCAAAACTATCAGCAATTATCGGCGGAATTGCAGGGAATTATCGCGAAACTGACAAGCGCGACCGATGCTTTAAAAAACCGGGTGGAGCCGGACGTTACGCAGCAAATCAAGCGGTTTATTATCGAACACGCGGATCGGGATGTTTCGTTGGAAGCGATTGCGGAACGGTTTGGCTTAAGCCCTTTTTACATAAGCAAGATATTCAAAGAGCAAATCGGCATCAATTATATCGATTTTCTGACCGAATCGCGAATCGAAAAGGCAAAAAATCTGCTTGCGAACTCCGAATTGAGTTTAAAAGAAATTACTTATCAGATCGGGTATAACGACCCGAATTATTTCAGCAGGGTATTTAAAAAAGTTTGCGGCGTCTCGCCTACCGAATATCGAAAAATGTCATTGCGCAGATGAAGAAATACCAAAATAGCCCGCTTGATCGTAAAAAAATACAGATGATAGCAGAAAATGAAAGCTGCTTCATCTGTTTTTTTATTTCCGCAGTGTTATCATCTTTTTTGAAAGCACTTACATAAATCAAACCATAGGGGGGGATTGCCCGATGAGGCTGAAGTGGACCGTTTCCACCCGGTTAATAGCCGGCTTTGGCGTGCTTTGTTTGTTTTTGCTGGGCATAGGCGTATTCTCGTTAAACACCATGCATGGGGTCAACTTGCAAACGCAAATGATAACCGAAAACTGGATGCCGAGCGTTTCCAACGCGTATCGGATCAAGCTTGGCGTCACGGAATTCCGCACGCTGGAAGGCGAAATCATCAAAAATCCGCGGGACGATTCCATAGAGAAAAGCATGCTTGCGCTAAACGAAGAGTTGAAGAAAAATGTCGATGAGTATGTGCAAAAGTCGAAATCCTCGGAAGGCAAGCAATTGGCGAAAAATTTCGGCATGGATTTCGCCGCTTATCAAAAAACACATAACGATCTGGTGAATTTGGCGAAATCGGGAGAAACTTCCGGCGCCCAATTGTTGTATGACGACACGACGGCGCGATTTTTTGCCGGAATCAATCAAAGCCTGGATAAATTGATTGCGATCAGTGAGCAGGAAGCAAGCAGAGCGGCGGAGCAAAACCAGTCCGATTATGCGCGCGGCAACCGGATTATCGTGATGGCGATGGTCCTTGTTTTGCTCTTTTCCATTCTGTTATCGTATTGGACAAGCCGTTCAATCATCAGGCCGATCCGTAAAATAAACGAAATTTTGCGGGATTTGGCGGAAGCCAAAGGCGATTTGCAACGTCGTGTAATCTTGCAGACAGGAGACGAGATTCAGGCGGTGGCCGATAATGTGAATAACGTGCTGGATACAATCGAGAAAATGGTTGTCAAGATTCGCGCGTCCGCAGTCGATTTTACGCAATCGACATGCAAAATTAAAGACAATTGCATTCAGCTGTCCTGCGCTACGGAGGAAATAACCAATGCGATTGCCGATATTAGCGACAAAGCGATCGTGCAATCCGAGAAAACCGAAACGACAAGACAAATGATCGAAACATACGCGCAAAATCTGGACCGGATGACGGAGTATGCAAAGCAGACATTCCAATTGGCCAATCTGGCGAACAGTAAAATCAAGAACGGGAATATGCAGATTGCCGCAATCCTTGAGCAGATGCAAAACATCGGGGAACAAAATCAGGTAACGAATGAAACGCTCAACCATCTGCAAAAGTCTCTT is drawn from Bacilli bacterium and contains these coding sequences:
- a CDS encoding phosphoribosylanthranilate isomerase; translated protein: MARTTVKICGLRTREIVQSVCALSVDQIGFVFAKSRRQVSPELVRELLAMARENVCPPQAFGVFVNPGLADLAHVLSIAPLHAVQLHGTESPEFCREVRNRFGVKTYKVFSVKNAEKGKNAADRMLPYQGVIDGAFIDTYDPVIGGGTGKAFGWDIIPDYLRVAEKIGVPLIIAGGLTAENVGRLLSQYDIHGVDVSSGVETDGEKDGAKIRQFVERVRNHDASSG
- the trpB gene encoding tryptophan synthase subunit beta — translated: MTQVPDEHGRFGKFGGRYVPETLMNALLELEEAYKRYTKDESFQREAAELLKQYSGRPTPLYFAERLTRKLGGAKIYLKREDLNHTGAHKINNAIGQALLAKRMGKKKVIAETGAGQHGVATATVAALMGFECKVFMGEEDTKRQRLNVFRMNLLGSEVIPVTSGTRTLKDACNEALRYWVSHVDDTYYIFGSAAGPHPYPVMVRDFQRIIGDEARAQILAAEGKLPTAVVACVGGGSNAIGAFYPFIHDQGVRLIGVEAAGEGIDTNRHAATMTKGSPGVFQGSYSYLLQDEYGQVLPAHSISAGLDYPGIGPEHAYLRDTQRAEYVPATDQEALAALRELSRTEGIIPALESAHAIAHVLKLAPQLGKDDLIVVSLSGRGDKDVASIMEYAGGAAQ
- the trpA gene encoding tryptophan synthase subunit alpha; the encoded protein is MTKPDGNAIDAAFSRLQKENRTALIPFLTVGDPDLATTVDIIKQLELAGADMLELGVPYSDPLADGPVIQRASQRALAQHVTIIDCLRTAGAARAAGVNIPFILFSYYNPVLQLGFARLFRYAAENGISGFIIPDLPPEEAGEMRRKAKEHGMHLIPLVAPTSKDRVQNIAANASGFVYCVSSLGVTGMRSTFAADIEEFIGTVKSAALAPVAIGFGISTNEHFRRFAGICDGVIVGSAIVRKIEEVLPLLSSAETRAAGLRQIGEFVAGLKA
- the hisC gene encoding histidinol-phosphate transaminase, whose product is MENCKRHILQLPVYKPGKPMEEVKRELGLNEVIKLASNENPYGCSAKAKEAIAGMLDETHLYPDGGSTELTAAIAAALHVKPEQIIFGAGSDDVIMMIARAYFLPGDETIMASHTFPQYKHNALVEGAVCIEVPLVDGKHDLNGMLAKVTDKTKIVWICNPNNPTGTMTTGKEIEDFMSRVPQNVLVVLDEAYAEYVDDPSFPDSLALMKRYPNIILLKTFSKIYGLASLRIGYGIGHPDVIRVVNQVREPFNTTRYAQKAALAAFADQEFVAECKQKNLREMKFLNAEFARLGLPTFPAYGNFIMVETFRSAELVFNALLRKGIIVRGGHHLDFPTKLRVTVGTHEQNVKFIRALEAALAEVAALAEAAAK
- a CDS encoding prephenate dehydrogenase is translated as MRIAIFGVGLIGGSLALCFKNKPGLHVVGHSPRQSSVEKMLKREVVDEATTSFEAAAVAADVIFLCVPVGNLEDYLVRLNRLPLKEGCIITDVGSTKQAIMACAQTCLRPGVRFIGGHPMAGKEKSGIEAASSYLFENAYYVLTPGDSADEAAYGKLVELLALTKAQIVRMNADMHDSIVGAISHLPHIIAVALVNLVAGHDRRNHLYSTLAAGGFRDLTRIASSDPIIWRDILASNRDVVLKLLHEWNDEINRFMKLIEENDGAGIEREFVAANRFRSELPERRKGVLTAMFDIYVEVPDQPGIIGKIASHLGDHKINLSNIQIMESRLDVPGALRLTFREEEDMAKAAELIKQMGCNVHY
- a CDS encoding glycerate kinase → MKIIVAPDSYKGCLTAFEVADAMEAGIRDAQSDAIIWKIPLADGGEGTVEAVLRAVGGQKVELTVTGPLGLPQRSFYGILPDRTTAVIEMAAAAGLPLVPARQLNPLVATTYGVGELIRDAIKRGCRKLIIGLGGSATNDGGAGMAAALGARLLDAAGKPLPFGGGALGELRRIETDAMLPEIRECEFIAASDVTNPLCGEYGASAVFAPQKGATKEMAALLDRNLAHYAAVIKRDLAKDIAEVSGAGAAGGLGAGLLAFLSAKIASGLDILLGLTRFAEKVAMADIVFTGEGKTDRQTVFGKAPVGIAAAAKKFGKPVVCLSGSVGADVKLLHERGVDVVISVTPAPIPLEQAIAAAKQNIRQTAAQIMRAILLGKSL
- a CDS encoding substrate-binding domain-containing protein gives rise to the protein MNKIAIWLLAACCAITFFFSAYYSFKVLRQPASIAETPQTEDVDWARIALISTEINSSRWKQVLAGSQAVAQKYNMEIESLGTNRPNSDELLKSMDMAVAAKVDGIIVQGLDSPQFNQRVSHALEKGIPVFTVITDAPSSLRRTFVGPDALNEGHIIGNYIREHLHGKRVVGVVAGHQLTSSQIGRQKGLTDELAQDSKIAIYEAIPAESEIDAAKQETINLLNKHPDVQVIVGLTSEAGVGIQKAIVDRAQTGSFSIYTFDDSPDILQLVEDGVIQATLVHQPEKIGQTALELMHRWLNNIDLPLNNHYFIPIKSIKEKGGQ
- a CDS encoding sensor histidine kinase — its product is MNTIQKKILWLSLSVWLIMAGIWLFMSFNNRKSIENYNHILHRYLLMNQIPQLSQQTMDELNLYLENPNAAAESNLKFARDQLRSFKERLVSLRNNSNRLTLTDYQNMIDSQIAEVDLAIVSFKGGRLDEVSDHYDEALMISDFIANTTLTLLNEELMTYNHFYRAMIEKSNDLNKMGLWTLAFASFLLLLLSYRISRKITRPILALTQAARELSRGNFDNDIEINSKDEIAFLARTFNRMRINIHNLIAEIRAKAQIERDLQEYKLLLKESELKSLQSQINPHFLFNTLNTISKKAYLQGAQETSVLINSVSALLRYNLSRLDRSVTIRDELGCLKEYLTIQKERFTDRIQYTIEADESCLDFQLPSLTLQPFVENAFIHGLEPLESQGMLDIRIKDHSDFVTIAVRDNGLGMSEEKIKAIQQGDPTEKYRGHSTGIGIHNVIRRLRLFYDTQDVVDIASAVGQGTCITLRLPKTRREQGENIDRG
- a CDS encoding response regulator — its product is MKILIADDEELERVSMKKIILDSFADAEIVGLAENGRKAIQYAAETKPDLILMDIRMPGIDGLEAVSAIQQSCPEVKFIIVSAFDQFEYARTALRLGVNDYLLKPSSIEEIVGTLTKVMAQIKKERMAKKATITQQLQLQKLLPIVETDLVAQLLYDQVHEMHVVEMMQLIGADWKSELVVIVLFVAAKQNHVDKSVANEMYCAMKNLLHNKTKGWVGAMSGSQIPAIIFLEKEKSFRSQISVLIRDMLSAARQYPQYEFFIGIGDKCQSIDQVAKSYHEALLSAIDRSLPARHLFFADLQVNSAQLRQIALELKKKAIDYVRLGDWQSVHQALRQLLEHFEKTGVNLVEAQQRLLEALLMIFRLLHDLGFEVEMPLLSYQAQNYQQLSAELQGIIAKLTSATDALKNRVEPDVTQQIKRFIIEHADRDVSLEAIAERFGLSPFYISKIFKEQIGINYIDFLTESRIEKAKNLLANSELSLKEITYQIGYNDPNYFSRVFKKVCGVSPTEYRKMSLRR